One window of the Anaeromyxobacter dehalogenans 2CP-C genome contains the following:
- the cysK gene encoding cysteine synthase A produces the protein MRIADDVTKLIGNTPLVRLNRVMDGAGAVVAAKLEMQNPAGSVKDRIGLSMIEAAEREGRIKADTILLEPTSGNTGIGLACVAAAKGYKLALLMPETMSVERRKLLAALGAELILTPGPEGMKGAIQRAEQLAAKDPRYLVLQQFENPANPEVHRRTTAEEIWRDTDGEVDVLVCATGTGGTVTGCAQVLKPRKPSIRIVAAEPADSPVLSGGKPGPHKIQGWGAGFVPKVLDTKLLDEIVTVRHEDAGDMARRLCREEGLLSGISDGGVAWAAREVARRPENAGKLVVAVLPDTGERYLSTWLWEDVK, from the coding sequence ATGCGGATCGCGGACGACGTCACGAAGCTCATCGGCAACACGCCGCTGGTGCGGCTGAACCGCGTGATGGACGGGGCCGGGGCGGTGGTCGCGGCCAAGCTGGAGATGCAGAACCCGGCCGGCAGCGTGAAGGACCGCATCGGCCTCTCCATGATCGAGGCGGCCGAGCGCGAGGGGCGGATCAAGGCGGACACGATCCTGCTCGAGCCCACCAGCGGCAACACCGGCATCGGCCTCGCGTGCGTCGCCGCGGCCAAGGGCTACAAGCTCGCGCTGCTCATGCCCGAGACCATGAGCGTCGAGCGGCGCAAGCTGCTGGCGGCGCTCGGGGCGGAGCTCATCCTGACGCCCGGCCCCGAGGGGATGAAGGGCGCCATCCAGCGCGCCGAGCAGCTCGCCGCGAAGGACCCGCGGTACCTCGTCCTCCAGCAGTTCGAGAACCCGGCCAACCCCGAGGTCCACCGGCGCACCACCGCCGAGGAGATCTGGCGCGACACCGACGGCGAGGTGGACGTGCTGGTGTGCGCCACCGGGACGGGCGGCACCGTGACCGGCTGCGCGCAGGTGCTGAAGCCGCGCAAGCCGTCGATCCGCATCGTGGCCGCCGAGCCGGCGGACTCGCCGGTGCTCTCCGGCGGCAAGCCCGGGCCGCACAAGATCCAGGGCTGGGGCGCCGGGTTCGTGCCGAAGGTGCTGGACACGAAGCTCCTCGACGAGATCGTCACCGTCCGTCACGAGGACGCCGGCGACATGGCCCGGCGGCTCTGCCGCGAGGAGGGGCTCCTCTCCGGCATCTCCGACGGCGGGGTGGCCTGGGCCGCGCGCGAGGTCGCGCGGCGGCCGGAGAACGCGGGCAAGCTGGTGGTGGCGGTCCTGCCGGACACCGGGGAGCGCTACCTCTCGACCTGGCTCTGGGAGGACGTGAAGTGA
- the epsC gene encoding serine O-acetyltransferase EpsC has translation MSDGVKAPAAPAVDQVALAPVVDALCRDAAAAFGAGGRVTLPSREAVIRVVEDLRAVLFPGYFGTSDLHDESLHYFVGATLARAMRALEEQIRRGFAFTERHDLNGCTHCFEEAQAVTKAFLGRMPEIRRLVASDVEATYEGDPALKSRDEAIFAYPGMMAVTSQRIAHELHVLGVPLIPRIITEHAHTLTGIDIHPGARIGERFFIDHGTGVVIGETSVIGDRVRLYQGVTLGAKSFPLDENGNPIKGIDRHPIVEDDVVVYAGATILGRITIGKGSSVGGNVWVTSSLPPGSRVTQAEVREQRFAHGAGI, from the coding sequence GTGAGCGACGGCGTGAAGGCTCCGGCGGCTCCGGCGGTGGACCAGGTGGCGCTCGCGCCGGTGGTGGACGCGCTCTGCCGCGACGCCGCGGCGGCGTTCGGCGCCGGCGGGCGGGTGACGCTGCCGTCGCGCGAGGCGGTCATCCGCGTGGTGGAGGACCTGCGGGCGGTGCTGTTCCCGGGCTACTTCGGGACCAGCGACCTGCACGACGAGAGCCTGCACTACTTCGTGGGCGCCACCCTGGCGCGCGCCATGCGCGCGCTGGAGGAGCAGATCCGGCGCGGGTTCGCGTTCACGGAGCGGCACGACCTGAACGGCTGCACGCACTGCTTCGAGGAGGCGCAGGCCGTCACCAAGGCGTTCCTCGGGCGCATGCCGGAGATCCGCCGGCTGGTCGCCTCCGACGTGGAGGCCACCTACGAGGGCGACCCGGCGCTGAAGAGCCGCGACGAGGCGATCTTCGCCTACCCGGGGATGATGGCGGTGACCAGCCAGCGCATCGCCCACGAGCTCCACGTGCTGGGCGTGCCGCTCATCCCCCGCATCATCACCGAGCACGCGCACACGCTCACCGGCATCGACATCCACCCCGGCGCGCGGATCGGCGAGCGCTTCTTCATCGACCACGGCACCGGCGTGGTGATCGGCGAGACCTCGGTCATCGGCGACCGGGTGCGGCTGTACCAGGGCGTCACGCTCGGCGCGAAGAGCTTCCCGCTCGACGAGAACGGCAACCCGATCAAGGGAATCGACCGGCACCCCATCGTCGAGGACGACGTCGTGGTATACGCCGGCGCCACCATCCTCGGCCGGATCACCATCGGCAAGGGGTCGTCGGTGGGCGGCAACGTCTGGGTCACCTCGAGCCTGCCGCCCGGCAGCCGCGTCACCCAGGCCGAGGTCCGGGAGCAGCGCTTCGCGCACGGCGCGGGCATCTGA